A segment of the Luteolibacter sp. Y139 genome:
AAAACGTCAACGTCGAGGCATCATGCGGCACCGTTACCTTCGGCCCGCGAAGCGGCGTGGTGGAGTGATCCACGAACAGCTCGATTGACGAACCTGCCGGTGCCCCCGTCGCGGACTGGATCCCCGTCAAACAAAGGGCCACCAGTCCCATCGAAAACACTCGCCCGCGGGAAAGCAATCGGACGGACCGGGTCGCAGGGCGGAAAGCTTGCAGCCGCATCATGGAATGAGAAAAGGCGGAGGGCCGGGTTATTTCCCCACGCGCTAACTTCGTCCCTATGGTTCCCTCCCCGCGTTGCCAAGGATTCTCTTGGCAATGGGCCGCCTTCCCGCGGGACAATGGACACGACGCCCGCTCACGCGGCAGGGAGATTGTCATTTACACGTTCAGGACCGCCATGAAAGGTGGCAGAAGGAAGATAGATCGAAGGATGATATTCCGGCATGGTCTAACTCTTTCTTTTCCCTCCCCAAGCCATGAAGAAGAAACAAGATATTTCCAAGTGCAGTCCCGGACTCACCCAATACTCCTGCCACTTCGAATCCGCCGAGGGCGCCAAGGTCGCCGCATCCATCAGTGCCATGAGTCGCCGGATGGTTGCCGGGACAGAGGCGCATGCCGATCCCCTGGAGGCGCTCGACGCCGAATCGGCTGCCAGGATCCACTTGGACAAGATGCTCGCCAGCGAGAAGTTGCCAGGACTCAGCATCGAGGAAGCCGCTGGCAGGCAGGTTGATTTCAAGTCCCTGGGCACCCAGGCGATCCCGTTCACGCGGACCACCATCGTGAAATTCCGCCAGTTCGTCGATCTCGTGCCAGTCTTCGGATCCTTCATCGCGATTGAAGTGGATGAGAAGAACCGGCTGATCGCGGTGGACTCATCCTATACCCAGCCCCGCGAATTGCCCGGGCCGATCGCGAAGACCGCGCCTGCCGATGCGGTCGAGAAGGTGCGGGCGGCAGCCAAGGCAAAGCGCGGCGCCAATCTCGAGCGCCCGCGCCTCTTCTACTATTTCGATAGTAGCAAGGGAAAGTGGCAGCTCGCCTACATCGTGGAAAACGCGCCCGCCCCCATCGACGACCGCAAGCCGGGGAAAAAACCGAAAGGCCACCCGGAACCCGTGGTTATCCGGCGCTCCGACTACGTGATCGATGCGCAGACCGGCAAGGTGATCCACACGATCGCCCGCAACTTCGGCGTCGCCCGCTCGGGGAAATTCCCGGACGACCTGGGAAACGCACGCCAGATCCAATACAACAAACCGGGCCAGGCAGCGAGGTTCACCCTGATCGATGAAAAGCGCAAGCTGCGGACCCACGACTGCAGGTTCGGTGATGTGGACGAGGACCCGGGACCGCTCCCCGGCCCCCTCATGACCACCACCTCGAATCCCGTGAAGTGGAAACCCGCGGCCGTCAGCGCGCACGCCAACGCGGGCGTGGTTGTGGATTTCCTCCGGAATACCTTGCGGCGGGATGGTGTCGATGACCGCGGCGGCGAGCTCGTCTCATCGATCAACTGCATCTCCTCAAGCGAGCCGATCGATGATGATCCGCAGGGCTACTACAATGCCTTCTGGAACAGCGTGCAGATGGCCTACGGACAGATCATAGCCACGGTAAATGGACAGCAGGTCCGGCGCTCGCTGGCCTGCGCCCTCGATATCGTCGGCCACGAGATTTTTCACGGCGTGACGGAGTGGACTTCCGACCTCGTCTACGAAAGGCAATCCGGGGCGCTCAATGAATCCTACTCGGATATCTTCGGCGTGATGATCAACAACCTCGCCGCCGGAAAGTGGGCCAGCCCGGATCGCGCGAAGGATTGGCAATGGCTGATCGGCCGCGATGTCGATCCCGGCTCCACCGCTTTCCGCAGCATGAGCCGCCCGAAGGACGATCCGGACGTGGCCCCCGCCGACCGGCAGCCGAACCATTTCCGCGACTACCGGAACCTGCGGATCAAGAATGACCAGGGCGGGGTACATTTGTTCAGCGGCATCCCGAACTACTGCGCCTACCTGATCCTGACGGCGACCGATGGCGCCAAGCGGCAGCACTTCACTGCGGACGAGGCCGCGCAGCTGTTCTACATCACGCTCACCGCGCGTCTCAACCGCAGCGCGGGGTTCAGTGCCAACCGTGACGCGCTGCTGAATTCCGCCCGCTCGTTGTTCCGCGGGGATGCCGACGGCGGGAAGACACGGGTGGCGGTGATTGCCAAGGCATGCAGCGCGGTCGGAATCTGAAAAACCGGCTCCCCCCGCCCGCAGTAAATCACCATAACTTCCTGATCGTCATGGAGGCGGAGGAGGGAATCGAACCCTCGAATCCTTCCACAGTGATTCACGCTTAGTAAATTACGCCAAATCTCTTTACGCTTGGAACAACCCGGAACACTGGGAACATAGCGGGCGCTCCCATTCTCGCTCCCACTTGCTCCCATTTCTTCGATGCCCTACCTAGTCCGACGCACGGGTTCCCCTTTCTGGTTCGCAGGCTTTGACGTTACGATGCCGGACGGATCGGTGCGCCGCCTCAAGAAATCCACCAAGCGACGGAAGCGGAGCGAGGCAATGGAAGAAGCGGTTCGCATGGAGGCGACAGAGCGAAAGGCCGCGCTAGGAGGTAGCGACATCGCGGGAAAGGCGTTCAGCGCACTGTCTGAAGCAGCCGACGCGGCAGCCCGTGGCGAGCTGTCCGAAGCACGAGCACGGGAGATCATCGCCAAGATGGCCGAAGCAAGCACGGGTGAAGCTCTGCGCTTCTACACCGTTCGCTCGTGGGCTGCCGACTGGCTGTCATCCAAGACAACAGGCACCAAGGAGGCGACCGGACGGCGCTACAAGACGAGTATCGACGCCTTCCTCTCCTTCATCGCCACCAAAGCAGACGGAAGGCTGGAAGGACTCACCAAGGCCGACGTGCGAGGGTTCCGCGACTCGCTGCGCACTGGCCGGTCAGCCGCTACGGTGAACTTCTACATGGCCGACGTTTCCGGCATGCTTCGCGCCGCCGTTCGGGAAGGTCTCTTGCTCGCTTCGCCTGCCGCTGCGCTGGGCAAGCTTCCAGAGGACGACTCTCTGGAGAGGGAGACCTTCACCATCGCCGAGGTAGGGAGGCTTGTGGAGGCCGCAGGGGGCCAGGAATGGCAAGACAAGGTCTACAGCCGAAGCCGCGACATGGAAAAGGCAGCGGCACGCTCCCGCGACTGGCAGGGTCTCATCCTCGCGGGTTTCTACACAGGGGCGCGCCTTGGCGATTGCGCCGGGCTCACGTGGTCGAACGTGGATCTCGCGAGCGGCGTTCTTTCCTTCATGCCCGCGAAGACATCGCGGAAGAAAAAGAAGCTTCAAATCCCCCTGCACCCCCGGCTCAAGACCTACCTGCTAGAGATCAAGCCAGAGATCGCGAAGGGGCCCGTCTTCCCGTGCCTTCACTCGCGATCCGTCGCGGGCAAAACGGGTCTCTCCGGCCACTTCGGGGCAATTGCCGAAGCGGCAGGCGTTGACCGTCGCACCGTCCGGGAAGCCACCAAGGACAAGAAGGGCAAGGTGGTTCAGCGGTCAGTGCAGGCACGAACCTTCCACAGCCTCCGCCACTCACTCACGAGTCAGCTAGCAAACGCGGACGTGCCGGAGGAGATCCGCATGCGCATCACCGGCCACAAGTCCAAGGAGACGCATCAGGGCTATACCGCGATTGAGCGGCAAACGCTGGCGCGGGCAGTGGAGAAGCTCCCTACAATCTAGGTTCGGATTCTACGCACGAAGTTATACGCATAAATCGCCCGTCCCTACAGCCGTATCAGGGAAATGGATGCGTATTATCCCGTAAGTGGTAACACGCATCGCCAATCACGAAGCTCCTTGCCTATACAATGGCCCGTTATGCCTACGCATACGCCAATGATGAATAACGACCCCGGTAACAAGAGCTTTCTTGTTCTCGCGATCGTCAGCGCAAACGGCCAGGAACGAATGTTCCTGCGCCTGCATTTGAGGGCAACCGTGGCCAGCCTCGTCTTTGCTGCCGTAGTGGCAGCAGGAGCGGTGCTTAGGCTGGCTCACGGTTAACCCAGTTGCAGCTACACACCTCCCCCGATGAGCGGCACCGGTGGAGATGATCAAGCTTCTCGGCCGCTCTATAAACACCGAGAAGCTTCCCTGCAATGTCGGGATTTACGGGCATGTCCTTAACTTCTCTTAATGACTGGCCTAAACCACCCTGCCACCTCTAAGATTCACCGCCATACCATCCGCCAAAGCCGCTCGATCACGTCCGCGTGTTGAAGCGCGAAGGGGGTCGCCAACAGCATCGCGAATGCGATCCCGAACAGCCAATCCTTGAGGGTTTCGCGGTGCATGCCGGGATTGCTATAGCAGGTCGGAAAGCTCGCCATCCAGCATCATCAGCCGGAGTTTCGGCCATGCTTCGGCTGCTGCCTTCATCGCCTGCTTGGCGGCATAGTGATCGCCCTCCGAAAGCCACTTTCGGGCAATGGCGTGGTAAAACTCGGCGGCGCTCTGGCGGTCCTCCTCACAACCATCGCGGAGCAGATCGGCAACGTGCGTGCCGAGCGTCCACGCGCCCAACGGAGGGCAGCACGCGAGCCTGACGCGCAACACA
Coding sequences within it:
- a CDS encoding tyrosine-type recombinase/integrase produces the protein MPYLVRRTGSPFWFAGFDVTMPDGSVRRLKKSTKRRKRSEAMEEAVRMEATERKAALGGSDIAGKAFSALSEAADAAARGELSEARAREIIAKMAEASTGEALRFYTVRSWAADWLSSKTTGTKEATGRRYKTSIDAFLSFIATKADGRLEGLTKADVRGFRDSLRTGRSAATVNFYMADVSGMLRAAVREGLLLASPAAALGKLPEDDSLERETFTIAEVGRLVEAAGGQEWQDKVYSRSRDMEKAAARSRDWQGLILAGFYTGARLGDCAGLTWSNVDLASGVLSFMPAKTSRKKKKLQIPLHPRLKTYLLEIKPEIAKGPVFPCLHSRSVAGKTGLSGHFGAIAEAAGVDRRTVREATKDKKGKVVQRSVQARTFHSLRHSLTSQLANADVPEEIRMRITGHKSKETHQGYTAIERQTLARAVEKLPTI
- a CDS encoding M4 family metallopeptidase → MKKKQDISKCSPGLTQYSCHFESAEGAKVAASISAMSRRMVAGTEAHADPLEALDAESAARIHLDKMLASEKLPGLSIEEAAGRQVDFKSLGTQAIPFTRTTIVKFRQFVDLVPVFGSFIAIEVDEKNRLIAVDSSYTQPRELPGPIAKTAPADAVEKVRAAAKAKRGANLERPRLFYYFDSSKGKWQLAYIVENAPAPIDDRKPGKKPKGHPEPVVIRRSDYVIDAQTGKVIHTIARNFGVARSGKFPDDLGNARQIQYNKPGQAARFTLIDEKRKLRTHDCRFGDVDEDPGPLPGPLMTTTSNPVKWKPAAVSAHANAGVVVDFLRNTLRRDGVDDRGGELVSSINCISSSEPIDDDPQGYYNAFWNSVQMAYGQIIATVNGQQVRRSLACALDIVGHEIFHGVTEWTSDLVYERQSGALNESYSDIFGVMINNLAAGKWASPDRAKDWQWLIGRDVDPGSTAFRSMSRPKDDPDVAPADRQPNHFRDYRNLRIKNDQGGVHLFSGIPNYCAYLILTATDGAKRQHFTADEAAQLFYITLTARLNRSAGFSANRDALLNSARSLFRGDADGGKTRVAVIAKACSAVGI